The nucleotide sequence GCCAGCATACTAGCCGCACAGCACGGTTTAGGTGTGGGCAAAGTTACCGAACTTGCGTTCCATGAAGCAGCTAATCGACTTGGACACGTGGCCCCGCCGCGAACATTTCACCTTCTTTTCCGCATTCGACGAACCGTTTTTTGGGTTGGTAGCCGACGTAGACTGCACGCCGGCACTGGCTACCGCCAAGCAAATGCACGTCTCGTTCTTTCTCTATTATCTGCACTGTGCGCTGCAAGCCGCCAACGAAGTAGAGGAATTCCGTTGCCGCATCGAGCAGGGCCAGGTGTACCGCTACGACCGGATTCACGCCTCGGCTACCATCGGCCGCCCCGACCGCACGTTCAGTTTCTCATTCATCGAGCAGCAGGATTCCCTGGCTGATTTTGTAACCGGCGCCAACGCGGAAATCGAGGCGGTGCAGCAAGCCACTGGCCTGCGCTTGAGCGACCAAACGGGCCGCCCCGACGTGATTCACTTCTCGGCCATTCCGTGGGTGCGGTTCACGGGCCTCACCCACGCCCGCAGCTTCCAGTTTCCCGACAGCGCCCCCAAGATTTCAGTGGGTCAAACCTACCAGGACGGCGCTACCCTTCGCATGCCCGTATCCGTGAACCTGCATCACGGCCTCGGCGACGCCTACCATGTCGGGTTGTTTCTAGAAGCCTTCCAGCGCCGCCTGAACGCGTAAGTACGGTGTGGTGGTCTGGTTCCCGTGGCAAGTCTGGAGCCTGCTGCGAGAACCAGACCACCGCTCTACGCAACCAGTTCAGTGTGTAGCCGGGCTAGGGTGTCGGCGGCATCTTGGCACAGGCCGGGGTGCACGGGCGAGGTTTGCACGATGGTGCTGCGGGTGGCAGTGAGCCAGCGGAAACGGGAGGCAATGGGTAGCTGCCCGATAACTCCGCCTTCTTTGCGGCCCGCGCAAATCCGCTCGAAAGCCCGCAGCCGCTCGTGCAGTTCGGGCAGGTCGAGGTCGGCGGCAAAGGCCAAGAGCCGGGTTTCGTTTAACTCGAACCGAGTTTGCAGAAACCCCTGGGCGGCACAGTACACAATGATGCCGACGTTCAGAAACTCCTCGCGCTCCACCCGGGGCATCACGCGAATCACGGCGTACTCAAACAAGTGCTTTCCTGGCATGCTGCGCGGCTTCAACAAAGATTTCAGACGCCGCGAGGCGGGTCTCTAAGAACTGAACGTAGGCTTGGCGGTGGGCTTCCGTCGACTGAAACGGCGTATCTCCCAGCAGCCACTCATCGGGAATCAGCGCCACTATAGCCCGGATGTGCTCTGGCGTCAGCAGGGCCCGAAACTCGGCATCGACGGCGGCCAGCTCCGAGGCCTGGGGCAGCAGCACATGGTCTTTGATTTGCGCAAAGGGGCGTCGGGCTTGCTCTTCCACATTCTGCCAGGCGTGGTGAAAGTAGAACGCTGCGCCGTGGTCAATCAGCCACAACTCTTTGTGCCACATCAGCATGTTGGTATTGCGCGGCGTGCGGTCCACGTTGGTTATCAGGCAGTCCAGCCACACAATCTGCGAGGCCAGCCGCGGCTCTACGGTGGTCACGAGGGCATCGAAGGTAATGGCACCGGACAGGTAGTGCAGCGCCAAGTTGAGGCCTTCGCTGGCCCGCAGCAAATCCTGGATTTCCTCGTCGGGCTCGGTGCGGCCAAACGCTTCGTCGAGGGTAATGAACACGATTTCTGGCACCCGCAAGCCCAGGGCTCGGGCCAACTCGCCGGCCAGCAGCTCGGCAATCAGGGCTTTCGCCCCCTGCCCTGCTCCCCGAAACTTAAGCACGTACAAAAACCCGTCTTCGGCTTCTACCAGGCCTGGCAGGGAGCCGCCTTCTCGCAACGGTTTCACATACCGCGTCACCTCCACGGTGCGCAGTTCAGGTGGACTATACTTCATAGCGCGAAATTGAGTATTTATTTCTGTAGCGCGGAACGGATTTTCTGTGGCTGCCGCGCTACTGCCGACCTGGGCCGTAGAGCACCTGCCCGGCTCGGCGCTTGGTGTGCTGCCCCTCCCGAACGGTTAGTTGGCCGTTGACCAGTACGTAGCGCATGCCTACACTGTAGTGGTGCGGCTCGGTGAAGGTGGATTTCTCGGCCACTTCACTGGGGTCGAACACCACCAAGTCGGCGGCGAGGCCGGGACGCAGCAGGCCCCGGTCGGTGAGGCCGAAGGTTTGGGCGGGCAGCGAGGTCATGCGGCGTACGGCTTCCTCTAGGCTGATGATGTGCAGCTCACGCACGTAGCGGCCCAGCACCCGGGCATTGGAGCCGTAGCCGCGCGGGTGTGGTACGCCCTCCTGCCACACCCGGATGCTGGCATCGGAGGCCACCATATTGAAGGGGTAACGCATAATCTGCTGCACATCCAGCTCGCTCATGCCATGGAACACCATGCCCGCATCGTGCTGCAATACCAAGTCTAAAATGGTGGCGGCTTCGGCGCGGGCTTTGTGGGGCCGCCCCCGGCGCTGGTTGATGGCCTCGATGCTCAGGCCGTTGTAGCTCGGGTCGGGGGGGAAACTGGCCACCACAGCATAGCCGAAGTGGCGCAGCTTTTTCTGCCGCAGGCGCTTCACCATGGCCTCTTCCACCGCCGACCGCACCGCGGGCCGGGCCAGCCGCATCCGCAACGAGTCGCGGCCGTCGGCTTGCACGTTGTCGGGGAGCAATGTGCTGAGGGAGGTGGAGCTGGCCGTGTAGGGATACTGGTCGATGGTGACTTCCTGGCCGCTTTGGCGGGCGGTTTCTATCATCGTTAGCAGGTCGTCGGCGTGGCCCCAGTTCTGTTGGCCGCCCAGCTTGAGGTGTGATATTTCAACCGGCAAACTCGCTTCCTTGCCTATTAGCAGGGCTTCCTGAATGGCCTGCCGAACACTGTCGCCTTCGTTGCGCATGTGAGTGGCGTAGAGACCCCGGTAGCGGGCTGCCACGCGGGCCAGCCGCACCAGTTCCGGCGTGCGGGTGTAGGTTCCGGGAATATAAATCAGCCCCGAGGACATGCCCACGGCCCCGGCTTGCATGGCTTGTTCCACTAGGGTTTCCATCTGCCCCAACTCTGCTTCGGTAGGGGCGCGGTTGGCGCGGCCCATCACGGTTTTGCGCACCGACCCGTGCCCGACCAACGAGGCCACGTTTACGGAAAGGTGCAGGCTATCAAGGAAAGTGAAATACCGACGCAAATCGGGCCGCGAGGAACCACAATTGCCCGTTACAACCGTTGTTACGCCGTCGTAGAGGAAATTGTCGGCGGTGGGCTGACGTACTTCGTCGTCTTCGATATGGGTGTGCACGTCGATAAAGCCGGGCGCTACTATCAGACCGCGGGCGTCGAGGACGGTATCGGCGGGGTAGTCTTTCGGGAGCCGGCCAACGGCTAAAATGCGGCCTGCTTGCACAGCCACATCGGCGTAGAACCAGGCGTTGCCGGTTCCGTCGAGCACGCGGCCGTTGCGGATAAGCAGGTCGGCGCGTTGCTGCTGCGCCGTGCCAGGTTGCGCCAGCAACAAAGCTCCCATCCAGAATATCAGTACACGCCACATAGCCAGCCGGAGTTGGTAAAAATTCCCTGCTGGAAAGATAGCACGGTTTGCTAACCAGCTTACAAGCGTAGAGACGCCACACCTAGCGTTTCGTCGTTGAACGGCTGGCATTGTTCTTAGTGAACACCATCCGCAACAACGAAACGCCAAGTGTGGCGTCTCTACGCTCGGTTCGTATGACTAGTGGTTAGGAACTACACGAAAGCGTAGCGCAACCCGGTTTGTCACTGGCCCAGGCGGGGCGCTTGGCGGCTAAGTCGTCGTGCTCAGGCTGCTCGTCGTAGGGGGTTTTCAGTACCTGCATCAGCCGGTTCAGAAAGGACAGGTCGCCGGCTTCGGCGGCTTCAATGGCCTGCTGCGCCAGGTAATTGCGCAATACGTACTTCGGATTCACGCGCAACATTCCTTCCCGAATAGCCGTGGACCCGGTGGGTTCTTGCCGAACACGGGCAGCGTACCGCGACAACCATTCCAGCAAGAGCTGAGAGCGGCCTGACAGCTCCGGGTAGCCCGCAGCAGCCAACAACTCCTGGAACCGAGCGTCTTCGTTGCCAGGGCTCGATACTAGGTCGGAAGCCACGTGCGAAAGGTGCCGGAAGAACAAGGTCATGTCCACGGCTGCTTCCGCGAGGGCTTCATACAGGCTCTCAATCAGCTGGTGGTCGTCCTGACCTTCGGTGTTCAACCCTAGCTTGCGCATCATCATCTGGTGCTGCGTGGTGGCCATGGTGGTGCGGTACAGCTCCAAACCGATGTTGAGGTCTTCCACATTGGCCACCAGCGGCGCCAGGGCCCGGGCCAGTTGGTACAGGTTCCAGAGCCCGACGTGCGGCTGCTGCCCGAAAGCGTAGCGGCGGCTGCTGAAGTCGGTGGTGTTGGGGGTCCAGTCGGGGTCGTAGGGTTCCAGCCAGCCGTAAGGGCCATAGTCGATAGTGAGGCCGAGGATAGACATATTATCGGTGTTCATCACGCCGTGCACGAAGCCCACCGACATCCAGTGCGCAATCATAACGGCGGTGCGGCGGCACACTTCCTCGAACCAGCGCAAATACACCTGGGGGCTCGGCTCCCCTAGCTCGGGGTAGTGGTGGCGAATCACGTAGTCGGCCAGGGCGCGCAGGTTGTCCATTTCGCCGGTGGCCGTCATAATCTGGAAGTTGCCGAACCGGATAAAGGTGGGCGCCACCCGCGCCACCACCGCGCCCGGCTCCGGCTTGGCATTGCCGTTGTAGAACATGTCGCGTATCACCTGGTCGCCGGTGCCCACTAAACTCAGGGCCCGGGTGGTAGGCACGCCCAGGTAGTACATGGCTTCGCTGCACAGAAATTCGCGCAAAGAAGAACGCAGTACTGCCCGACCATCGGCACGGCGCGAATACGGCGTAGGGCCGGCCCCTTTCAACTGGATTTCCCAGCCGGAGCCATCCACCGCGGTTACCTCGCCCAGCGAAATTGCCCGGCCATCCCCCAGCTGCCCGGCCCAGCTACCAAACTGGTGCCCGCCGTAACGAGCCGCAAACGGCTTCATGCTGTCCGTGACTCGGTTGCCAGCCAGGGCATCTACCGCCAGGCCGCGCTCGGCAGGCCGGTCGAGGCCCAGATACGCCGCCAAGTCATCGGACCAGGCCAACAAATGCGGATCGGCAACGGGCGTGGGGTCAATACGGGAATAGTGGTAGCCCGGTACTTGGCGC is from Hymenobacter tibetensis and encodes:
- a CDS encoding chloramphenicol acetyltransferase, which gives rise to MKQLIDLDTWPRREHFTFFSAFDEPFFGLVADVDCTPALATAKQMHVSFFLYYLHCALQAANEVEEFRCRIEQGQVYRYDRIHASATIGRPDRTFSFSFIEQQDSLADFVTGANAEIEAVQQATGLRLSDQTGRPDVIHFSAIPWVRFTGLTHARSFQFPDSAPKISVGQTYQDGATLRMPVSVNLHHGLGDAYHVGLFLEAFQRRLNA
- a CDS encoding DUF3037 domain-containing protein, with product MPGKHLFEYAVIRVMPRVEREEFLNVGIIVYCAAQGFLQTRFELNETRLLAFAADLDLPELHERLRAFERICAGRKEGGVIGQLPIASRFRWLTATRSTIVQTSPVHPGLCQDAADTLARLHTELVA
- a CDS encoding HipA family kinase, translating into MKYSPPELRTVEVTRYVKPLREGGSLPGLVEAEDGFLYVLKFRGAGQGAKALIAELLAGELARALGLRVPEIVFITLDEAFGRTEPDEEIQDLLRASEGLNLALHYLSGAITFDALVTTVEPRLASQIVWLDCLITNVDRTPRNTNMLMWHKELWLIDHGAAFYFHHAWQNVEEQARRPFAQIKDHVLLPQASELAAVDAEFRALLTPEHIRAIVALIPDEWLLGDTPFQSTEAHRQAYVQFLETRLAASEIFVEAAQHARKALV
- a CDS encoding N-acyl-D-amino-acid deacylase family protein, coding for MWRVLIFWMGALLLAQPGTAQQQRADLLIRNGRVLDGTGNAWFYADVAVQAGRILAVGRLPKDYPADTVLDARGLIVAPGFIDVHTHIEDDEVRQPTADNFLYDGVTTVVTGNCGSSRPDLRRYFTFLDSLHLSVNVASLVGHGSVRKTVMGRANRAPTEAELGQMETLVEQAMQAGAVGMSSGLIYIPGTYTRTPELVRLARVAARYRGLYATHMRNEGDSVRQAIQEALLIGKEASLPVEISHLKLGGQQNWGHADDLLTMIETARQSGQEVTIDQYPYTASSTSLSTLLPDNVQADGRDSLRMRLARPAVRSAVEEAMVKRLRQKKLRHFGYAVVASFPPDPSYNGLSIEAINQRRGRPHKARAEAATILDLVLQHDAGMVFHGMSELDVQQIMRYPFNMVASDASIRVWQEGVPHPRGYGSNARVLGRYVRELHIISLEEAVRRMTSLPAQTFGLTDRGLLRPGLAADLVVFDPSEVAEKSTFTEPHHYSVGMRYVLVNGQLTVREGQHTKRRAGQVLYGPGRQ
- a CDS encoding protein adenylyltransferase SelO; the protein is MATHVEPLEQVTFQNSFVEELRGEVAPNKLPRQVPGYHYSRIDPTPVADPHLLAWSDDLAAYLGLDRPAERGLAVDALAGNRVTDSMKPFAARYGGHQFGSWAGQLGDGRAISLGEVTAVDGSGWEIQLKGAGPTPYSRRADGRAVLRSSLREFLCSEAMYYLGVPTTRALSLVGTGDQVIRDMFYNGNAKPEPGAVVARVAPTFIRFGNFQIMTATGEMDNLRALADYVIRHHYPELGEPSPQVYLRWFEEVCRRTAVMIAHWMSVGFVHGVMNTDNMSILGLTIDYGPYGWLEPYDPDWTPNTTDFSSRRYAFGQQPHVGLWNLYQLARALAPLVANVEDLNIGLELYRTTMATTQHQMMMRKLGLNTEGQDDHQLIESLYEALAEAAVDMTLFFRHLSHVASDLVSSPGNEDARFQELLAAAGYPELSGRSQLLLEWLSRYAARVRQEPTGSTAIREGMLRVNPKYVLRNYLAQQAIEAAEAGDLSFLNRLMQVLKTPYDEQPEHDDLAAKRPAWASDKPGCATLSCSS